One region of Ptiloglossa arizonensis isolate GNS036 chromosome 8, iyPtiAriz1_principal, whole genome shotgun sequence genomic DNA includes:
- the LOC143150166 gene encoding potassium channel subfamily K member 13-like, with product MCVYTCLGEDNARFVLLFVVLAVYMLAGAALFQRLEADLEIRQATEFWRVYHTFRRHHLRSGPVALRRLDELLYAYGNASSSGIINKSRRWDFSGSFHFVVTIVSTIGYGNTAPQTTPGKIAAILYGFFGCSGGILFFNLFLEKIVTLLAWVLRKIHVYRLKRQIRKKSSASGRVFEPGADREVSLPDVLDLDQWKPSVYWVMLHLSLSCCIVACCAAAVYAPLEDWKYLDALYFCFVSFATIGFGDFVSIEKTHYPYAHWYRFANFLFLLAGCCCTYSLLNVTSIVIKQGLNYIVRKTRCGNRDATVLRLPKRKSSVSTMYFSKSRGTRIVDRDSLRDNFDTPRRMSGEMISMQDFFSANKVSLTVMQKQLQEMAQSRKGGNSIVTVSNAAVLEPNAVGPLAIVGEKFKTTITRNG from the exons ATGTGCGTGTACACTTGCCTCGGGGAGGACAACGCAAGGTTCGTCCTTCTTTTCGTTGTTCTGGCAGTGTACATGCTCGCTGGCGCTGCACTCTTTCAGCGGCTGGAGGCTGACCTTGAAATACGACAG GCTACGGAGTTTTGGCGCGTTTACCATACATTTCGAAGGCATCATCTGCGAAGCGGTCCGGTGGCTCTTCGAAGGTTGGACGAATTATTGTACGCTTACGGGAACGCCTCGTCGTCCGGAATCATCAACAAGAGCCGTCGATGGGATTTTTCCGGCAGCTTCCATTTCGTGGTTACCATCGTTTCCACGATCG GATACGGAAACACCGCGCCGCAAACCACGCCGGGTAAAATAGCCGCTATTCTCTATGGATTTTTTGGTTGTTCCG GTGGAATTCTCTTCTTCAACCTGTTTCTGGAAAAGATCGTCACGCTCCTCGCTTGGGTTTTGCGCAAGATTCACGTCTACCGCTTGAAAAGACAGATACGGAAGAAGTCGTCGGCGTCTGGTCGCGTCTTCGAGCCGGGCGCAGATCGGGAGGTCAGTTTGCCGGACGTACTCGACCTGGACCAGTGGAAACCGAGCGTCTATTGGGTTATGCTCCATCTGTCGTTGTCGTGTTGCATCGTAGCGTGTTGCGCCGCTGCGGTTTACGCTCCGCTCGAGGACTGGAAATACTTGGACGCCCTGTACTTTTGTTTCGTTAGCTTCGCCACCATCGGCTTCGGGGACTTTGTCAGCATCGAAAAAACACATTATCCTTACGCTCATTG GTATCGCTTCGCTAACTTTCTGTTCTTGCTGGCCGGCTGCTGTTGCACGTACTCTCTGTTGAATGTGACATCGATCGTAATTAAACAGGGATTGAATTACATTGTACGAAAGACACGATGCGGGAATCGGGACGCCACCGTGCTGCGTTTACCGAAAAGGAAGTCCTCCGTCTCGACGATGTATTTTTCGAAGAGTAGGGGAACGAGAATCGTCGACCGAGATTCTCTCAGAGACAACTTCGATACGCCTAGAAGGATGTCGGGGGAGATGATTTCCATGCAAGATTTCTTCTCGGCGAACAAAGTTTCTTTGACCGTAATGCAGAAACAGTTACAGGAAATGGCTCAGTCGCGGAAAGGGGGTAACTCGATCGTGACAGTATCCAACGCGGCCGTACTCGAGCCCAATGCCGTTGGTCCTTTGGCTATCGtcggtgaaaaatttaaaaCTACAATTACCAGAAACGGTTAA
- the LOC143149909 gene encoding uncharacterized protein LOC143149909 isoform X1 → MATSGSDRKPRVIILGGCGFIGRNLVEYLLDNDLVSFVRVVDKVPPQTAWLNAKHQQMFGHPLLEFKSANLINAVSCQNAFLSDHPIDYVINCAGETKSGQTDPVYKEGIYKLSMNCAQQAAKLQVDRYVEISSGNLNASEKNPHKEEDTGEPWTYVAKYKLQVENDLRNLPNLKYTILRPAIVYGYGDRSGLAPRLVVGAVYKHLGEMMKLLWGPDLHMNTVHVRDVARAIWHVVNRPETINQIYNVVDEGDSTQGSISAIVSELFNINHDYWGTALSTLAKTDMSSVVEEVNDKHMGPWAEACNKDGVENSPLSPYIDQELLYNKHLYLEPGKLLSTGFTYLYPKLTKDVLKEVLDDYVSMKIFPYSLVL, encoded by the exons ATGGCAACGTCTGGTTCTGATAGAAAACCAAGAGTCATAATTTTAGGAG GATGCGGTTTCATAGGACGTAATCTTGTGGAGTATCTGCTGGATAATGATCTCGTGTCGTTTGTACGTGTCGTAGACAAAGTGCCGCCGCAAACCGCTTGGCTCAATGCTAAACACCAGCAAATGTTCGGACATCCTTTGCTTGAATTTAAAAGCGCCAATTTGATTAATGCAG tatCTTGTCAAAATGCATTTTTATCCGATCATCCAATTGATTATGTAATTAATTGtgctggagaaacaaagagtggTCAAACAGATCCTGTGTATAAAGAAGGAATTTATAAGTTAAGCATGAATTGTGCCCAACAAGCGGCAAAGCTGCAGGTCGACCGTTACGTTGAAATATCGTCTGGTAATCTTAATGCTTCTGAAAAA AATCCTCACAAAGAGGAAGATACTGGTGAACCATGGACATACGTCGCAAAGTATAAATTACAAGTGGAAAATGATTTAAGAAATCTACCAAATTTAAAGTACACGATACTCAGACCAGCTATTGTGTACGGTTACGGAGATAGAAGTGGCTTAG CACCACGTCTGGTAGTAGGGGCAGTTTATAAACATTtgggagaaatgatgaaattaCTTTGGGGACCAGACCTTCATATGAACACAGTTCATGTGAGGGACGTAGCTAGAGCTATTTGGCACGTAGTAAATAGGCCAGAAACTATAAACCAAATATACAATGTTGTCGATGAAGGTGATTCAACCCAAGGGTCGATCAGTGCTATAGTTTCAGAATTGTTTAATATCAATCACGATTATTGGGGTACTGCGCTGTCCACATTGGCTAAA ACAGATATGAGCTCTGTAGTTGAGGAAGTGAACGACAAGCACATGGGACCCTGGGCAGAGGCTTGCAATAAGGATGGAGTGGAGAATAGTCCTTTGTCGCCATATATAGATCAAGAACTTCTTTATAACAAGCATTTGTATCTAGAGCCAGGAAAATTATTAAGTACTGGGTTTACTTACCTTTATCCAAAACTTACAAAAGACGTTTTGAAAGAG gtTCTTGATGATTACGTGAGTATGAAGATATTTCCATATTCCTTGGTTCTGTGA
- the LOC143149765 gene encoding uncharacterized protein LOC143149765 — protein sequence MKVAMMHVNKVSDLVDRMMRVNIFPSSEKLRMSRDEETTFLDPNLIMDARHRILREDLSVSPTKHSVLEEARRLLTQEETRQLYAKKQQRLLERELTKFEMELQKSRTKLFKPYMCKKRSFAPSDDESFWGTSRRIRHKMTFEEKTERNCSCREKAVNTLQKKNATTEIDDLKVEDRKDPEKMKCEISCVGSIKVTIKDKSNFESETQRLRLLRKFFESLKQNVKKERQLRNIKTKIQLNVTSRVTKKYFNIWRASTKDAKNSVQIQKKEQEFSEEQRIEKFINVITEHQKELTKNQKPKVRDGNLVKESSNAEIKRPHVYSKPTVVESPAQSRLNAQKRIIEKQRAKLTEQNQIIEELKLKQALTEISGASTDTINMAKKTLAHCGQKTRRTLVRLMQQAGYRDEHLTVTQRSVNPPKFLLRMEARAEARRERIKLAEESRRRKLMEQERKEEAARIEEEQKKRRLQQEVLIQARRLRKQQELNRQREIETFQELNNTADEFYRKYLLRRYIIEPLIALIEEKKSNIKKADNHCRANLTRKVFIAWKGETETRCKIVTETAESFYNRRLTARMFGKWKRITKEVNLKYQVAIDFYDMKLLGRYCKSWQTITLESKAQYKRKEKLASNRYENKLKVRYFYRWKKYLTIAANVTESEKRKDELRQLVQTLIPDFDPRQRGVALED from the exons ATGAAAGTGGCCATGATGCACGTGAACAAGGTCTCCGATCTGGTAGATCGAATGATGAGAGTAAACATTTTTCCTTCGTCGGAAAAACTTCGGATGTCAAGGGATGAGGAGACGACGTTCCTCGATCCAAACTTAATTATGGACGCGAGACATCGAATACTTCGAGAGGATTTGTCCGTTTCACCCACGAAACACTCCGTTTTAGAGGAAGCCAGAAG ATTATTGACGCAGGAGGAAACGAGACAATTATACGCGAAGAAACAGCAGAGACTTTTGGAACGAGAATTAACGAAATTTGAAATGGAACTGCAGAAATCTAGAACGAAGTTATTTAAACCGTACATGTGCAAAAAGAGGAGCTTTGCACCGTCGGACGACGAAAGCTTTTGGGGAACGTCTAGAAGGATTAGACACAAG aTGACTTTCGAAGAGAAAACAGAAAGAAACTGTAGTTGTCGTGAAAAAGCCGTGAATACTCTTCAAAAGAAGAACGCAACGACGGAAATTGACGACTTGAAAGTGGAGGACAGAAAGGACCCGGAGAAAATGAAATGCGAAATATCATGCGTTGGAAGTATAAAAGTAACGATCAAGGATAAATCTAATTTCGAATCAGAGACGCAACGTTTACGTCTTTTGAGGAAATTTTTCGAGTCTCTGAAGCAAAATGTCAAAAAAGAACGACAACTTCGCAACATTAAGACGAAGATTCAACTAAACGTGACTTCCAGGGTAACGAAAAAGTACTTTAATATTTGGAGAGCCTCTACGAAGGATGCGAAGAACAGCgtacagatacaaaagaaagaaCAAGAGTTCTCCGAGGAGCAAAGGatcgagaaatttataaacgtAATTACTGAACATCAGAAAGAATTAACGAAGAATCAAAAACCAAAGGTCAGAGATGGTAATTTGGTAAAGGAATCGAGTAATGCCGAGATTAAGAGACCCCACGTTTATTCTAAACCCACCGTTGTCGAGTCGCCGGCGCAAAGTCGACTAAATGCTCAGAagcgaataattgaaaaacaaagAGCCAAATTGACAGAACAGAACCAGATCATCgaggaattgaaattgaaacaagCGCTAACGGAAATATCCGGAGCGAGCACAGACACGATAAACATGGCTAAAAAAACGCTCGCTCACTGTGGGCAAAAGACGAGAAGAACTTTGGTTCGGTTGATGCAACAAGCTGGCTACAG AGATGAACATTTAACGGTAACTCAACGCTCGGTGAATCCACCAAAATTCTTGTTACGAATGGAAGCTAGGGCAGAGGCTAGACGAGAGAGGATAAAACTGGCCGAAGAATCGCGCAGGAGGAAATTGATGGAacaagagagaaaggaagaggcTGCTAGAATAGAAGAGGAACAGAAGAAGAGGAGATTACAACAAGAG gTTCTAATCCAGGCAAGAAGATTACGGAAACAGCAAGAACTGAATCGACAACGTGAAATCGAAACCTTTCAAGAATTGAACAATACGGCGgacgaattttatcgaaaatactTGTTACGACGTTATATAATAGAACCGTTAATAGCtcttatcgaagaaaaaaaaagtaatattaaGAAAGCGGACAACCATTGTAGGGCAAACTTGACAAGGAAAGTATTTATAGCATGGAAAGGAGAAACAGAGACTCGATGTAAAATTGTAACCGAAACTGCAGAGTCTTTTTATAATAGACGTTTAACAGCGAGGATGTTTGGAAAGTGGAAGCGGATCACCAAAGAGGTAAATCTGAAATACCAAGTTGCTATTGACTTCTACGATATGAAACTGTTAGGCAGGTACTGTAAATCGTGGCAAACAATAACGCTCGAATCGAAAGCACAATACAAAAGGAAAGAGAAATTAGCTAGCAATCGTTATGAGAATAAATTAAAAGTGAGATATTTCTATAGATGGAAGAAATATCTCACAATCGCTGCAAACGTTACAGAaagcgagaaaagaaaagacgaaTTGAGGCAATTGGTGCAAACATTGATTCCTGATTTTGACCCTAGACAGAGAGGTGTAGCATTAGAGGATTAA
- the LOC143149909 gene encoding uncharacterized protein LOC143149909 isoform X2, translating to MATSGSDRKPRVIILGVSCQNAFLSDHPIDYVINCAGETKSGQTDPVYKEGIYKLSMNCAQQAAKLQVDRYVEISSGNLNASEKNPHKEEDTGEPWTYVAKYKLQVENDLRNLPNLKYTILRPAIVYGYGDRSGLAPRLVVGAVYKHLGEMMKLLWGPDLHMNTVHVRDVARAIWHVVNRPETINQIYNVVDEGDSTQGSISAIVSELFNINHDYWGTALSTLAKTDMSSVVEEVNDKHMGPWAEACNKDGVENSPLSPYIDQELLYNKHLYLEPGKLLSTGFTYLYPKLTKDVLKEVLDDYVSMKIFPYSLVL from the exons ATGGCAACGTCTGGTTCTGATAGAAAACCAAGAGTCATAATTTTAGGAG tatCTTGTCAAAATGCATTTTTATCCGATCATCCAATTGATTATGTAATTAATTGtgctggagaaacaaagagtggTCAAACAGATCCTGTGTATAAAGAAGGAATTTATAAGTTAAGCATGAATTGTGCCCAACAAGCGGCAAAGCTGCAGGTCGACCGTTACGTTGAAATATCGTCTGGTAATCTTAATGCTTCTGAAAAA AATCCTCACAAAGAGGAAGATACTGGTGAACCATGGACATACGTCGCAAAGTATAAATTACAAGTGGAAAATGATTTAAGAAATCTACCAAATTTAAAGTACACGATACTCAGACCAGCTATTGTGTACGGTTACGGAGATAGAAGTGGCTTAG CACCACGTCTGGTAGTAGGGGCAGTTTATAAACATTtgggagaaatgatgaaattaCTTTGGGGACCAGACCTTCATATGAACACAGTTCATGTGAGGGACGTAGCTAGAGCTATTTGGCACGTAGTAAATAGGCCAGAAACTATAAACCAAATATACAATGTTGTCGATGAAGGTGATTCAACCCAAGGGTCGATCAGTGCTATAGTTTCAGAATTGTTTAATATCAATCACGATTATTGGGGTACTGCGCTGTCCACATTGGCTAAA ACAGATATGAGCTCTGTAGTTGAGGAAGTGAACGACAAGCACATGGGACCCTGGGCAGAGGCTTGCAATAAGGATGGAGTGGAGAATAGTCCTTTGTCGCCATATATAGATCAAGAACTTCTTTATAACAAGCATTTGTATCTAGAGCCAGGAAAATTATTAAGTACTGGGTTTACTTACCTTTATCCAAAACTTACAAAAGACGTTTTGAAAGAG gtTCTTGATGATTACGTGAGTATGAAGATATTTCCATATTCCTTGGTTCTGTGA
- the LOC143150164 gene encoding LOW QUALITY PROTEIN: PR domain zinc finger protein 10 (The sequence of the model RefSeq protein was modified relative to this genomic sequence to represent the inferred CDS: inserted 1 base in 1 codon), with protein sequence MDPKGPPEGALLTLXDIPNIDKVSETSINWHADHSFSSSMCEQPKKMSNKLLFLTVEYVEDQSREYSRLFPTYEQVSFSPRASSPLSDFEHRVSPLDPNMSSAARYSPTPVQLPPSPFHNSVVVLQGPSSPLISPPEPNERTNVNYVSQLTHPIGAQSVQQTDNAADFVANDNGEQLVSGVGSELILMQESNSGLESSTAPLMLTGMPSTDFTLSRDFLVMQDDQINVMNSFKTQNLDADESMLSSTAENSNKENNTDSLTESKEEREINEILMHAKEKNNSEKQNVRRSKRRINDKKNFCCGDCDDICIGDNCTSHNVCTIADQPVPSRAIATLPGSYLSINKLSSSEVVSGGSDYGVFAKRYIQKRTRFGPIEGILYPYDGAPFKNQLPLLFETEDEELLKVDVSNENASNWMRFVRPALTYKEQNLVICQQRDGIVFLSTRSILPKEELKAGPSTDYAIRRNLTALKPMQETKDDKEPKNQLSVWPRLEDNHSRRVKVFRGRNLKEKENSRRNNSKEWKCSICCLIFRKPVLLNLHTLAHGTDKIKTKIHSTICPQCGLHFQKQKELINHISQHGRLSLTKAKRLTSLSTYKCSMCYKRFATKVRLQQHCLVHGAEDQKPLPCNICFKRFMNNSALSCHLKTHRENKQVFECPMCRQLFSQSIALKDHIETHKKEDGTFSCPYCQRIFIKYSVIRKHIRSHHCERKHKCQVCSKRFATIDKLQMHLLKHSDHRQFHCANCGKQFKRKDKLKEHMTKLHNSQTATEEQMSRVTQTKKFVPKVNPNDYNRFVYKCQQCLVGFKRRGMLVNHLAKRHPDVAPESVPELNLPILRQTRDYYCQYCDKVYKSSSKRKAHIMKNHPGAALPPSNRQKESVYSNLPNPTFSQTVGSITTTPQGCQWCHKQYASKAKLLQHQRKKHSNLMEPADQVPRSRNRQPQNQNQPPVLIEDHFVLSDYIQACDTDSDFFKPKIIKISNDVDLISNGLELVGQQFVRMRDIR encoded by the exons ATGGATCCAAAGGGCCCTCCTGAGGGGGCCCTCCTAACTC TTGACATTCCAAACATTGATAAAGTGTCCGAGACTTCAATAAATTGGCACGCAGATCattcattttcttcgtcaaTGTGTGAACAGCCAAAAAAAATGAGTAATAAATTGTTATTCTTAACT GTGGAGTACGTGGAAGATCAGTCTCGAGAATATTCTCGTCTATTTCCAACGTACGAGCAGGTTTCCTTTTCTCCTAGAGCTTCGTCTCCGCTTTCTGATTTTGAACATCGCGTTAGTCCGCTTGACCCAAATATGAGTTCGGCTGCTAGGTATTCACCTACTCCGGTACAACTTCCACCTTCTCCTTTTCATAATTCTGTCGTTGTCCTACAAGGTCCGTCTTCTCCTTTAATATCTCCACCGGAGccaaacgaaagaacgaacgttAACTATGTCTCTCAATTGACACATCCGATTGGTGCGCAGAGTGTACAGCAGACGGATAATGCTGCTGACTTTGTTGCCAACGATAACGGAGAACAATTAGTTTCTGGGGTTGGCAGCGAATTGATTTTGATGCAAG AATCTAATTCTGGATTAGAATCATCGACTGCCCCGTTGATGCTAACAGGAATGCCAAGTACAGACTTTACGTTGAGTAGAGATTTCCTTGTTATGCAAGATGACCAAATAAATGTCATGAATTCGTTTAAAACTCAGAACCTCGACGCGGACGAATCTATGCTCTCGTCGACCGCAGAAAAttctaacaaagaaaataacacGGACTCTTTAACGGAATCGAAAGAAGAGCGAGagattaatgaaattttaatgcATGCTAAAGAAAAGAACAATAGCGAAAAGCAGAATGTTAGACGTTCTAAGCGTCGTATAAATgacaaaaagaattttt GTTGCGGTGATTGCGACGATATCTGTATCGGGGATAATTGCACTTCGCATAATGTATGCACAATAGCTGATCAGCCCGTACCATCTCGTGCTATAGCAACACTGCCAGGATCGTATCTCTCCATAAACAAATTATCCAGTTCTGAAGTTGTGTCGGGTGGATCGGATTACGGGGTATTTGCAAAACGTTATATACAAAAGCGTACTCGGTTTGGTCCTATAGAAGGTATCTTATATCCTTACGACGGTGCACCGTTTAAAAATCAATTGCCGTTACTTTTCGAAACCGAAGACGAAGAACTTTTGAAAGTAGATGTATCGAACGAAA ATGCTTCTAATTGGATGCGTTTCGTCAGACCCGCATTAACAtataaagaacaaaatttagTCATTTGTCAACAACGCGATGGAATAGTGTTTTTGTCTACCAGGAGCATTTTGCCGAAGGAAGAATTAAAAGCTGGCCCTAGCACCGATTACGCAATTCGTAGAAACTTAACTGCACTTAAACCTATGCAAGAAACTAAAGACGATAAAG AACCCAAGAATCAGTTATCTGTTTGGCCGCGATTAGAAGATAATCACTCCCGTCGTGTAAAAGTATTTCGCGGTAGAAATTtgaaggaaaaggaaaattcaAGACGAAATAATTCCAAAGAATGGAAATGCTCGATTTGCTGTTTGATTTTTCGAAAACCAGTTCTACTTAACTTACATACTCTTGCTCACGGTACCGATAAGATAAAAACCAAAATTCACTCGACAATTTGTCCACAGTGTGGTTTACATTTTCAAAAACAGAAAGAATTAATTAATCACATCTCGCAACATGGGAGATTATCTTTGACGAAAGCAAAAAGATTGACTTCTCTGTCTACGTATAAATGTTCGATGTGTTATAAACGTTTTGCGACGAAagtacgattacaacagcacTGTTTGGTGCATGGTGCCGAAGACCAAAAGCCACTGCCATGCAACATTTGTTTCAAAAGATTCATGAATAATTCAGCACTCTCCTGTCATTTAAAAACTCACAGAG AAAATAAACAGGTGTTCGAATGCCCAATGTGTCGGCAGCTATTTAGCCAAAGCATCGCGTTGAAAGATCACATCGAAACTCATAAGAAAGAAGATGGTACCTTTAGTTGTCCTTACTGccaaagaatatttataaaatattctgtAATTCGTAAGCATATTAGATCGCATCATTGCGAAAGAAAACACAAATGTCAAGTTTGTTCAAAACGATTCGCTACGATCGACAAATTGCAAATGCATCTGCTGAAACACTCCGATCATAg GCAATTTCATTGCGCAAATTGTGGGAAACAATTTAAGAGAAAGGATAAATTGAAGGAACACATGACGAAGTTACACAATTCACAAACGGCTACCGAAGAACAAATGTCGCGAGTTACTCAAACTAAAAAATTCGTTCCAAAG GTAAACCCTAATGATTACAATCGCTTCGTTTACAAATGTCAGCAATGCTTAGTAGGGTTTAAACGGAGAGGAATGCTTGTTAATCATTTGGCAAAACGTCACCCTGACGTTGCCCCAGAATCTGTACCGGAATTAAATTTACCAATTTTGCGCCAGACGAGAGATTATTACTGTCAATACTGTGACAAG GTCTATAAAAGTAGCAGTAAACGTAAAGCACATATAATGAAAAATCATCCGGGCGCTGCTTTGCCACCAAGTAATAGACAAAAGGAGTCCGTATATTCTAATCTACCAAATCCAACATTTAGTCAAACAGTGGGTAGTATTACAACAACACCTCAAGGTTGTCAATGGTGTCACAAACAATACGCTAGCAAG GCGAAACTTTTACAACACCAACGCAAGAAACATTCGAATTTGATGGAACCCGCTGATCAAGTACCGCGGTCGCGTAATCGACAACCCCAAAATCAGAATCAACCGCCCGTACTTATCGAAGATCACTTCGTGTTATCCGATTACATCCAAGCGTGTGACACCGATTCCGATTTCTTCAAACcgaaaataatcaaaatatCGAACGACGTTGATCTTATAAGTAACGGGCTGGAGCTTGTCGGACAGCAATTTGTTCGTATGCGCGACATACGTTGA
- the Ccdc85 gene encoding coiled-coil domain-containing protein 85: MSNKSKSQPQQQQQPSQQQQQQQQQQQQQQQQQQQQQQQQQQQQQQQQQQQPQQPQQQQQQQQPQQQQQQQQQQQQQQQHSSHVIKSTAVEQVPPRYQPPPQPTSGILKNHPHFGAATSVSTSISTSVQGSTVTLSHHHQATQQRSVAQQKDAQSKYSPRIEHRHHPQGGNAVPTAAAVPKTQSHGYFQAKVGQGQYLPPNGQYPPTVNPAQTPPIRQRITDDEFLRLGPVEMLKFVRKTETDIARLVAEQNRQIQSLLGELRALKEANQRLSDDNQELRDLCCFLDDDRQKGRKLAREWQRFGRYTASVMRQEVSAYQNKLRQLDNKQQELIKDNLELKELCLYLDEERGGGQRDDGDGSSSSTNAEETVPSRPRHASTFNDQTMLYVRSLEQRVKQLEEDKSVLQARAQGWELPPGEIWENPNGSGETPHLGSRPEAVVRALQVLEVREQLEREGGHDGEKALVREMCNVVWRKLEEGPQTRH, translated from the exons ATGTCCAATAAGAGTAAGTCCCAgccgcagcagcagcagcagccgtcgcagcagcagcagcagcagcagcagcagcagcagcaacagcagcagcagcagcagcagcagcagcagcagcagcagcagcagcagcagcaacaacagcagcagcagccgcAGCAgccgcagcaacagcagcaacaacagcagccgcagcagcagcaacagcagcagcagcagcagcagcagcagcagcagcattcGTCGCACGTGATCAAGTCAACGGCAGTGGAGCAAGTGCCACCGCGATACCAACCACCGCCACAACCGACCAGCGGTATCCTCAAGAATCATCCTCACTTCGGTGCAGCCACTTCCGTATCGACTTCGATATCGACCAGTGTTCAAGGTTCGACCGTAACCTTGAGTCATCATCACCAAGCTACGCAACAACGATCGGTGGCTCAGCAAAAGGATGCCCAAAGCAAGTATTCGCCGAGGATAGAGCATCGACATCATCCTCAAGGCGGTAACGCCGTTCCGACAGCGGCTGCTGTTCCGAAAACGCAGTCGCACGGTTACTTTCAGGCCAAGGTCGGCCAAGGTCAGTACTTGCCACCTAACGGTCAGTATCCTCCCACGGTAAACCCCGCGCAAACTCCGCCAATCAGACAGAGGATCACCGACGACGAGTTTCTCAGACTCGGACCCGTGGAGATGCTCAAGTTCGTCCGCAAGACCGAGACCGACATCGCGAGGCTCGTCGCCGAGCAAAATCGACAGATACAGAGCTTG CTCGGCGAGTTGCGCGCATTGAAGGAGGCCAACCAAAGATTAAGCGACGACAATCAAGAGCTGCGAGATCTCTGTTGCTTTCTCGACGACGATCGTCAAAAGGGGCGAAAATTGGCAAGGGAGTGGCAAAGATTCGGAAGGTACACGGCGAGCGTTATGCGCCAGGAAGTTTCCGCCTATCAAAATAAATTGCGTCAATTGGACAACAAGCAGCAAGAGTTGATCAAGGACAATCTCGAGCTGAAGGAACTGTGCCTCTACCTGGACGAGGAACGCGGAGGTGGCCAGAGGGACGATGGGGATGGTTCGAGTTCGAGTACCAACGCCGAAGAAACCGTCCCCTCGAGGCCCAGGCACGCGTCCACGTTTAACG ACCAAACGATGCTGTACGTAAGAAGTTTGGAGCAACGGGTAAAGCAACTCGAAGAGGATAAAAGTGTTTTACAGGCGCGAGCGCAAGGATGGGAATTACCACCTGGGGAAATTTGGGAGAATCCAAACGGTTCCGGTGAAACTCCTCACTTGGGAAGCCGGCCGGAAGCGGTGGTACGAGCTCTTCAGGTTCTCGAAGTCAGGGAACAGCTCGAAAGAGAAGGCGGCCACGACGGGGAGAAGGCTTTGGTCAGGGAGATGTGTAAC GTTGTCTGGCGAAAGTTGGAGGAAGGCCCGCAAACGAGGCATTGA